Below is a genomic region from bacterium.
CGCGGATCGGGTCTACAAGCCCCGGGGAGTCCCGATGCACGAGTTGGGCACGACGCGGCTGGCGCTGGACCAGTTCGAGGCCCTGCGGCTGTGCGACCTCGAGGGGCTGGACCAGGCGGCGGCCGGCGAGCGGATGGGCGTGTCCCGGGGCACCGTCCAGAGGCTTCTGAAGAGCGCGAGAAGGGACCTGGTCGCGGCGATCCTGCGCGGCGACGCCCTGCTGGTCGCGCTCGCACCACGGGAGGATTGACATGAAGGTCTGCATCCCCACCAACGAGGGCACCGGCCTGGCCGACACGCTGTGCGGCCACTTCGGCTCGGCGCCCTGGTTCACCCTGTGCGACAGCGAGAGCGGCGAGGTGGAGGTGCTGCGCAACACCAACGCCCACCACTCCCACGGCACCTGCCACCCGCTGAGCCAGCTCGACGGGCAGCGCTTCGACGCGCTCGTGTGCCTGGGCATGGGACGGCGAGCCCTGGACATGCTCAACGCCCAGGGCCTCAAGGTCTACCGGCCCAGCGCCGCCACGGTCGGCGAGGTGCTGGCGGAGATCCGCGCCGGGTCGCTGCGCGAGCTCGACGCCGCGCACGCCTGCGGCGGGCACGGGCACGGCCCCCACCCGCACGACGCCTGACCGGGCTGCGAAGGCGGCACGGATGAAGGAAGCCCGGCGCGTCCCCCGACGCGCCGGGCTTCACCATGTCGGTCCGGGCGCGGGCCTAGTTCGCCAGCACCGCCCCGCTCATCGCGGGCAAGGTGACCTCGACGTCGCCCTGGCCGAGGTCCAGGGTGCGGCCGCTGGTCAGCGACCCGCCCTCGACGCTCGGGAACCAGTCCGGCCCGGCCACGACCTTGTAGACCGTGCTGCCGTCGGCGGGCAGCGCCGCGGCCAGCTGCGCCGCGGTCAGGGTCAGGGTGACCGGCTGCGCGCCGTTGTTCAGCAGCACGACGGCGCCCTTGGTGCCGAGCCGGCGGGCGAAGGCGTAGAGCGGGCCCTCGGCCGCGAGCGTCGCGAACTCGCCGCGCGCGAGCACCTGGTGGTCGCGGCGGAAGCGCGTGATGGTGCCGTAGTAGTCGCGCAGCTTCGCCTTGCGCGGGTCGTTCTCGTAGCGCCAGTCGAAGGGGCGGCGGCAGTCGGGGTCCTTGTCCCCCTCCATGCCGATCTCGTCGCCGTACCAGATGTGCGGCATGCCCACGTAGGTCATGGCGAACATCGCGGCCAGCATCTGGCGGCGGACGTCCTTGCTGGTGGTCAGGAAGCGCACGGTGTCGTGGCTGTCGATGAGGTTCATCATCGTCTGCACCGACTGCGGCGGGTAGACGAAGCGGCCCGGGGACAGCCGCTGGTCGAAGGTCGCGGCGTCGATGCGGCTCTGGCCGAAGAACTCCATCACGGGGTCGCGGAAGTACTTGTAGTTCATCGTGGCGTCGAAGCAGTGCGGCCCGATCCAGCTGCCGGCGTTGCCCCAGATCTCGCCCACCAGCCAGCTGTCCGGCTTGATGCGCTTGCAGGCGGCGTTGAACTCCTCCCAGAACCAGAACGGCACCTCGTTGGGCACGTCCAGGCGGAAGCCGTCGATGTCCAGGTCGCCCAGCCAGTACTGCGCGACGCTCAGCACGTAGTCGACCAGCGGCTGGTTGACCTGGGCCTGCGCGCGGTCGCTGACCCCGTTCTCGGCGCTGTTGGGGCGCGAGAGGTCCCAGTTCAGGTTCGGGTGCAGCCCGAAGCCCCACCAGCAGTCGTAGTAGTCGGCCGCCGTGAAGTCGCGCGAGGCCGGCAGCGGCCAGCGCTTGAACTCGTACCAGTTCCAGTACGGCGAGTCCTTGCCCTTCTCGACCGCGTCGCGGAAGGCGTAGTGCCAGTTGCCGGTGTGGTTGAAGGCCATGTCCACCACGATGCGGATGCCGCGGCCGTGCGCGTCCTGCACGAAGGCCTTGAAGCCCGGCTCGTCGGCGAAGTGCGGGTCGACCGTGTTGTAGTCCACCGGGTCGTACTTGTGGTTGCTCATCGCCTGGTTCAGCGGGTTGAAGTAGATCACCGTCACGCCCAGGTCCTGCAGGTAGTCCAGCTTCTCGCGCACGCCGGCGATGTCGCCGCCGTAGAACGAGTAGTAGTCGGGCTTGCCGTCGGTGCGGTAGGGGCTGCGCACCAGGCCGGAGGCGTCGTTCCAGTCGGCGACCAGGTGGAAGTACTCGCCGTTGGTCGTGCCCGAGGCGGGCAGCTTGTTGACGCCCTGGTACCAGGCCTCCGAGAAGTCGGGGTCGTTGGCGGGGTCGCCGTTGCGGAAGCGGTCGGCGAAGATCTGGTAGATCACGCCGTCCTTGGCCCAGTCGGGGGTCAAAAACGGCGGGTGGACGGCGCGCGTGTAGCGAAAGGCCGCCGCGGGCCGCTCCGGCGACGGGCCGGCCGCGCCCAGCCAGGCCTGCGCCGCGCCGTCGGCGTAGCGCACGGCGTACTCCAGGACGGAGTCCGCCCCGGGCAGCGTCACGCGTGTGCGGTAGTACTGGTAGGCGGGGTCGTGCTCGGCCTCGGTCATCGGCGCGGTCCGCCAGTCGCCGCCGTCGACGCGGTAGGACAGCTCTACGCTCTCCACGTCGTTCAGGTGCGCGCGGGCGGTCAGCTCGATCTCGGTCTCGGTCAGGGGGTTGCAGGTCGAGTAGTCGAAGACCGGCTCGAGGTCGTCGGTGTAGACCTTGCCGTCGCCGCGGGCGATGGCCACGGCCGAGAAGCTGTCGTCCACCTCGAGCACCGAGTTCTGGCCGCCGAAGCCGTCGTCGCGGCCCTCAGGGTTGGCCGGGTCCTGCTTCCACTGGCCGTCGACCACGAACTTGTACTGGTAG
It encodes:
- a CDS encoding DUF134 domain-containing protein, with protein sequence MPRPCKHRCCRRYDADRVYKPRGVPMHELGTTRLALDQFEALRLCDLEGLDQAAAGERMGVSRGTVQRLLKSARRDLVAAILRGDALLVALAPRED
- a CDS encoding NifB/NifX family molybdenum-iron cluster-binding protein, coding for MKVCIPTNEGTGLADTLCGHFGSAPWFTLCDSESGEVEVLRNTNAHHSHGTCHPLSQLDGQRFDALVCLGMGRRALDMLNAQGLKVYRPSAATVGEVLAEIRAGSLRELDAAHACGGHGHGPHPHDA
- a CDS encoding alpha-amylase family glycosyl hydrolase translates to GDGVYTADVELAPGRYMYKFVVDGNWKQDPQNPEAVDDGFGGKNSVITVGAGGAAVAPAPAPVSTPTPAPAAGGAPVDVTFTYTPVISGVQNVFLAGSFNGWSDAALRLTDPENDGTYSAVVPLAPGNHQYKFVVDGNWQQDPGNAAVESDGFGGNNSLVVVKAGAAPLKAAESAAVRAATGTRTVPFKYAAGKSAKDVFLAGTFNDWNDSKQRLADADGDGVWETSLLLQPGSYQYKFVVDGQWKQDPANPEGRDDGFGGQNSVLEVDDSFSAVAIARGDGKVYTDDLEPVFDYSTCNPLTETEIELTARAHLNDVESVELSYRVDGGDWRTAPMTEAEHDPAYQYYRTRVTLPGADSVLEYAVRYADGAAQAWLGAAGPSPERPAAAFRYTRAVHPPFLTPDWAKDGVIYQIFADRFRNGDPANDPDFSEAWYQGVNKLPASGTTNGEYFHLVADWNDASGLVRSPYRTDGKPDYYSFYGGDIAGVREKLDYLQDLGVTVIYFNPLNQAMSNHKYDPVDYNTVDPHFADEPGFKAFVQDAHGRGIRIVVDMAFNHTGNWHYAFRDAVEKGKDSPYWNWYEFKRWPLPASRDFTAADYYDCWWGFGLHPNLNWDLSRPNSAENGVSDRAQAQVNQPLVDYVLSVAQYWLGDLDIDGFRLDVPNEVPFWFWEEFNAACKRIKPDSWLVGEIWGNAGSWIGPHCFDATMNYKYFRDPVMEFFGQSRIDAATFDQRLSPGRFVYPPQSVQTMMNLIDSHDTVRFLTTSKDVRRQMLAAMFAMTYVGMPHIWYGDEIGMEGDKDPDCRRPFDWRYENDPRKAKLRDYYGTITRFRRDHQVLARGEFATLAAEGPLYAFARRLGTKGAVVLLNNGAQPVTLTLTAAQLAAALPADGSTVYKVVAGPDWFPSVEGGSLTSGRTLDLGQGDVEVTLPAMSGAVLAN